From the genome of Bacteroidales bacterium, one region includes:
- the tsaB gene encoding tRNA (adenosine(37)-N6)-threonylcarbamoyltransferase complex dimerization subunit type 1 TsaB, with translation MPLILNIETATNICSVALSEKENIISFRETSIENSHSSLLTVFIEEIFKEAKLKLSDIDAVSISKGPGSFTGLRIGVSTAKGLCYALEKPLLSVNTLKAMTFGIIKNNKDKNALYCPMLDARRMEVYTALFNSNLEEVEPTNAKIIDEKSFSDILLKTKILFFGSGANKCKDFYKDTKNAVFIHDFNASAKYMAGLSYQKFLKKEFENVAYFEPYYLKDFFATTPKDKLA, from the coding sequence GTGCCTCTAATCCTTAACATAGAAACCGCAACAAATATTTGTTCTGTTGCATTATCAGAAAAAGAAAATATTATTTCCTTTCGTGAAACAAGTATCGAAAATTCACATTCATCTTTATTGACAGTATTTATAGAAGAAATATTTAAGGAAGCAAAATTAAAATTATCAGACATTGATGCAGTTTCCATAAGCAAAGGACCAGGTTCATTCACCGGACTTCGTATTGGTGTTTCAACAGCAAAGGGATTGTGCTATGCACTCGAAAAACCATTACTTTCAGTAAATACACTGAAAGCAATGACCTTTGGTATTATAAAAAATAATAAAGATAAAAATGCTTTATACTGTCCCATGCTTGATGCACGAAGAATGGAAGTTTACACTGCTTTATTCAATTCAAACCTCGAAGAAGTTGAACCTACTAATGCCAAAATAATTGACGAAAAATCTTTTTCTGATATTCTATTAAAAACGAAAATTCTTTTTTTTGGTAGTGGAGCAAATAAATGCAAGGATTTTTATAAAGATACTAAGAATGCTGTTTTTATTCATGATTTCAACGCATCGGCAAAATATATGGCAGGGTTATCTTATCAAAAATTTCTTAAAAAAGAATTTGAAAATGTCGCCTATTTCGAACCGTATTATTTGAAAGATTTTTTTGCAACAACTCCGAAAGATAAGTTAGCGTAA
- a CDS encoding replication-associated recombination protein A, whose amino-acid sequence MNNLSPLAERLRPDTLEKFIGQKHLVGEGAILQKSILSGNIPSMIFWGPPGVGKTTLAFIISKILERPFHTLSAISSGVKDVREVIETAKTEKNSILFIDEIHRFNKAQQDSLLGAVEKGIITLIGATTENPSFEVISPLLSRCQVYILKSLEKDDLLKLLEIAVAEEEQQKNKKIKVEEYEALMRLSGGDARKLLNAFELFVNSENAKEIIVTNEKVLKYVQQNIALYDKGGEQHYDIISAFIKSMRGSDPNAAVYYLARMIEGGEDPKFIARRMLILASEDIGNANPNALLLANNCFQAVNVIGYPECQLILSQTAIYLASSPKSNASYMAILDAKRACSENGDLPVPLHIRNAPTNLMKDIGYGKDYKYAHDFDNNFATQEFLPEKIKGKKFYEPQNNPRENEIRERLKKLWKEKYGY is encoded by the coding sequence ATGAACAACCTTTCACCTCTTGCCGAACGACTGCGTCCCGACACTCTTGAAAAATTTATCGGGCAAAAACATCTTGTCGGTGAAGGAGCTATTTTGCAGAAATCAATATTATCGGGCAATATTCCTTCGATGATTTTCTGGGGACCGCCGGGAGTGGGCAAAACTACGCTTGCTTTTATTATTTCAAAAATACTTGAGCGTCCTTTCCATACTTTAAGTGCTATAAGCTCCGGTGTTAAAGATGTTCGCGAAGTTATTGAAACGGCAAAGACAGAAAAAAATTCAATTTTATTTATTGATGAAATCCACCGCTTTAATAAAGCCCAGCAGGATTCACTGCTCGGTGCAGTTGAAAAAGGAATAATCACTTTAATAGGTGCCACAACCGAAAACCCTTCTTTTGAAGTAATATCGCCACTTTTGTCGCGTTGTCAGGTTTATATTTTAAAATCGCTTGAAAAAGATGATTTGCTGAAATTACTTGAAATTGCAGTTGCCGAAGAGGAACAACAAAAGAATAAAAAAATAAAAGTAGAGGAATATGAAGCATTAATGCGGCTTTCTGGTGGCGATGCCAGAAAACTTTTAAATGCTTTTGAGCTTTTTGTTAATTCCGAAAATGCAAAAGAAATTATTGTTACAAACGAAAAAGTGTTGAAATATGTTCAGCAGAATATTGCATTGTACGATAAAGGCGGCGAGCAGCATTACGATATAATTTCGGCATTCATAAAATCAATGCGAGGCAGCGACCCCAACGCTGCGGTTTATTATTTGGCAAGAATGATTGAAGGTGGTGAAGACCCGAAATTTATTGCTCGCAGAATGTTAATACTTGCTTCGGAAGATATCGGAAATGCAAATCCGAATGCACTTTTACTTGCTAATAATTGTTTTCAGGCGGTTAATGTAATCGGCTATCCCGAATGTCAGCTTATACTTTCGCAAACTGCGATATATCTTGCATCTTCACCAAAGAGCAATGCTTCATATATGGCAATTCTTGATGCAAAAAGAGCATGCAGCGAAAATGGCGATTTGCCTGTGCCTCTGCATATCCGCAATGCTCCTACAAACTTAATGAAAGATATTGGTTACGGAAAAGATTATAAATATGCTCACGACTTCGACAACAACTTTGCAACTCAGGAATTTTTACCCGAAAAAATAAAAGGTAAAAAATTTTATGAACCCCAGAACAACCCCCGCGAAAATGAAATAAGAGAAAGATTGAAAAAATTGTGGAAAGAAAAATATGGGTACTAA